In Streptomyces sp. DG2A-72, one genomic interval encodes:
- a CDS encoding ATP-binding cassette domain-containing protein, which yields MTRIDKNATVAVSVRGLVKHYGETKALDGVDLEVREGTVMGVLGPNGAGKTTLVRILSTLITPDTGQATVAGYDVVRQPRMLRRVIGLTGQYASVDEKLPGWENLYMIGRLLDLPRKEARARADALLERFSLTDAAKRPVNTYSGGMRRRLDLAASMIGRPQVLFLDEPTTGLDPRTRNEVWDEVKRMVGDGVTVLLTTQYMEEAEQLASELTVVDRGKVIANGEIEELKAKVGGRTLRIKPADPLQLRPLARDLDELGITGLAATTVDTEGGSVLVPILSDEQLTAVTGAVVARGITISSITTEMPSLDEVFLSLTGHRASAPQDAVPTDAREEVAV from the coding sequence ATGACGCGAATCGACAAGAACGCCACAGTCGCAGTGAGCGTGCGGGGGCTGGTCAAGCACTACGGAGAGACCAAGGCGCTGGACGGCGTCGACCTGGAGGTGCGTGAGGGCACCGTGATGGGTGTGCTCGGGCCGAACGGGGCCGGCAAGACCACCCTCGTGCGGATCCTGTCCACGCTCATCACCCCGGACACCGGACAGGCCACCGTCGCCGGGTACGACGTCGTACGGCAGCCCCGGATGCTGCGCCGGGTGATCGGACTCACGGGGCAGTACGCCTCCGTGGACGAGAAGCTCCCCGGCTGGGAGAACCTGTACATGATCGGGCGGCTGCTCGACCTGCCGCGCAAGGAGGCGCGGGCCCGCGCCGACGCGCTCCTGGAGCGCTTCTCGCTGACGGACGCCGCCAAGCGCCCGGTGAACACCTACTCCGGCGGTATGCGGCGCCGGCTCGACCTCGCCGCCTCGATGATCGGCCGCCCGCAGGTGCTGTTCCTCGACGAGCCCACCACCGGGCTCGACCCGCGCACCCGCAACGAGGTGTGGGACGAGGTCAAGCGGATGGTCGGGGACGGGGTGACCGTCCTGCTGACCACCCAGTACATGGAGGAGGCCGAGCAACTGGCCTCCGAGCTGACCGTCGTGGACCGCGGCAAGGTCATCGCGAACGGCGAGATCGAGGAGCTGAAGGCCAAGGTCGGCGGCCGCACCCTGCGGATCAAGCCGGCCGACCCGCTCCAGCTGCGCCCGCTCGCCCGCGACCTCGACGAGCTGGGCATCACCGGCCTCGCCGCCACCACCGTCGACACCGAGGGCGGCAGTGTCCTGGTGCCGATCCTCAGCGACGAGCAGCTCACCGCCGTGACCGGCGCGGTCGTCGCCCGTGGCATCACGATCAGCTCCATCACCACCGAAATGCCCAGCCTGGACGAGGTGTTCCTGTCCCTGACCGGCCACCGCGCGAGCGCCCCGCAGGACGCCGTGCCCACCGACGCCCGCGAGGAGGTCGCCGTATGA
- a CDS encoding ABC transporter permease: MSAIAVDTVDLKDDARIPLRGHLRHTGALVRRNLLWIRQDPESMFDALLMPVVFTLLFVYVFGGSIGQALGGGQDGYVQYVIPGMIAMMSMTLSQSVGTGFSQDFSSGVMDRFRSLPIGRGSVLFAKISVELLRMLFATTVLMIVSVLVGFDIKDWPGLFAAVGLSTVFASSIMWVFLTLGVILKNAQSVQAMGFLVLFPLQFGSSIFAPTDSMPGWLQAFTDYNPLSTLADASRGLMVGGPVAHDLWVTLGWSVAITAVMAPVAIHKFRTKN, encoded by the coding sequence ATGAGCGCCATCGCTGTTGACACCGTTGACCTGAAGGACGACGCCCGCATCCCCCTGCGTGGCCATCTGCGCCACACCGGCGCCCTGGTCCGCCGCAACCTGCTGTGGATCCGGCAGGACCCCGAGTCGATGTTCGACGCCCTGCTGATGCCGGTCGTCTTCACCCTGCTGTTCGTGTACGTCTTCGGCGGCTCGATCGGGCAGGCGCTGGGCGGCGGTCAGGACGGGTATGTGCAGTACGTCATCCCGGGCATGATCGCGATGATGAGCATGACGCTCTCGCAAAGCGTCGGCACCGGCTTCAGCCAGGACTTCAGCTCCGGGGTCATGGACCGCTTCCGGTCCCTGCCGATCGGGCGCGGCTCGGTGCTGTTCGCGAAGATCTCGGTCGAGCTGCTGCGGATGCTGTTCGCGACGACCGTGCTGATGATCGTCTCCGTGCTGGTCGGTTTCGACATCAAGGACTGGCCCGGTCTGTTCGCGGCCGTCGGCCTGTCCACGGTGTTCGCCTCGTCGATCATGTGGGTGTTCCTCACCCTGGGCGTGATCCTGAAGAACGCGCAGTCGGTGCAGGCAATGGGCTTCCTGGTGCTGTTCCCGCTGCAGTTCGGCTCGTCGATCTTCGCGCCTACGGACTCGATGCCGGGCTGGCTGCAGGCCTTCACCGACTACAACCCGCTGTCCACGCTCGCGGACGCGTCGCGCGGACTGATGGTGGGCGGCCCGGTCGCGCACGACCTGTGGGTGACGCTTGGCTGGTCGGTGGCGATCACGGCGGTGATGGCGCCGGTGGCGATCCACAAGTTCCGCACCAAGAACTGA